From the bacterium genome, the window CTCGACGCGGCCTCGCGCAGCGTGCTCGGCGAGACGCTCCCGGACAGCGACAAGGAGCTGCTCGACGAGGTCGAGGGGATTCTCGTGCAAAAGCGGCAGATCAGCCGGCAGGGCCGCGTGGCGTTCGAGAACGTGCTGCTGGAGCGCCGCGACGAGCTGCGCAAGATGAGCTACAAGGACAATGAGCACCTGCGCGGCGCGATCAACGAGATCGTCTTCAACAAGATCAAGAACTGCCTGCGTCTGTACGAGAAGACCGAGGAGATGGACGCGAAGAGCCGCGAGCTCCTCGACGTGCTGCAGCGGAGCGCGATCCAGGACCACGGCTACTGCGAGTCCTGCTCGCGCTCGCTCTTCCGGACGATCGGCCGGAGCTTCTAGGGGCGGGCCATGCGCATTCACCGCGGGCGGATCGCCCAGTACAAGCACGACCAGCTCCTGCGGGAGTACCTCAAGCAGAATCTGAACGAGCTGATCCAGCAGAAGGAGCTGATCATCGACGGCAAGGTCAAGACGCAGATCGCCACCCTCGACCTGCCGACGTTGAAGTTCGGCGAGGAGACGCAGTTTCTCGCCCAGGGCAGCGGCTCGGGCGGGGCCGGCGGGCAGGGCGCCGGCGCGGGCGCGGGGGCGGACCAGGTCCAGGCCCTCGGCGGCCTGCTCGGCGGCGATCATCACGGCAAGGAGCTGCAGGTCGAGCTCGACTTCGACGAGTTCGTGCGGCTGGCCCAGGAAGTGCTGCTCGACGACCTGCGGCTGCCGGCGTTTCACGACCCGGGGCGCGCCGGCGAGGTGGAGGCCCAGGAACAGGTCGAGCTCGACGACCTGGACCGGATCGGCCTCAAGGCCGATCTGAACCTCGAGGAAACGATGCTGCAGAGCCTGCTGCGCAATACGCGGGAGCGGGGGACGCCGGACTACGACGTCGACGTGCGGCAGGACGCCTGGTACTTCACCGAGGACCCGACGACCTTCCAGAACAACCGCTCCGTCGAGGTGTACGTCCTCGACATCTCCGGTTCGATGCGCGGCGAGTATCTGGCCCTGGTGCGCAAGACCATCTTCATCCTCTGGCACTACCTGGAGCGCCGCTACCCCACCAACCTGCGGCGGTACGTGGTGTTCCAGGACGTGGCCGAGGAGAAGACGCGGGACGAGTTCTTCTGCATCGAGTCGAGCGGCGGGACGCACATCAGCACCGGGTTCGAGAAGGCCGTCGCCCTGCTCGATGGCGTCACGGAGTACGACAAGTTCCTCTTCATGTTCACCGACGGCGAGACGAGTTCGGGCGACTTCGATCTGGCCAAGAAGCGGTTCGACGAGTCGCTCGGCGCCTTCGACCTGGTGTGTTACGGCCATGTGAACCCCGGCGGCCGCGGCATCGGCGGGTTCAGCGAGTTCGTCCAGGAGGCCGTCCGGAGCCGGGACGGCGCGATGTTCGCCAACCTCGTCGACCTGGAGACGATCCGCACCGCGATGCGCGACTTCCTCGGCTTCTTCGACTCGCGCGCGGCGCGCCGGCCGCACGCCGCGGCGGCGCGGAGGGACTGAGCCGTGCTGCAGGGTCCGCTCGTCGAGTACGAGGGCGTGATCGGCCGGCTCGAGACGCTGGCCCGCGACCGAGGCCTCGCGTTCGATCCCGTCGTCTTTCAGATGACCGACAGCGACGAGATCGCCGAAGTGGCCAGCATGGGGCTCCCGAACCGCTTCGTCCACTGGTACTGGGGCGGCGTGTACAAGGAGCTCGTCACGCAGCAGAACAAGGACGTGTTCAACATCCTCGAGCTCGTGCTCAACACCGCGCCGTCGCACGCGTTTCTGCGCAGCACCAACTCGTACCTCGAAAACGTGCTGGTCATCGCGCACGTGTTCGGGCACGCGGACTTCTTCGCGAACAACCACTGGTACCAGAAATCCAACAAGAACATGCTGAACGAAGCCGAGCGCCACGCGCGGATGATCCGCGGGTGCGAGCGGCAGTACGGCCGCGAGCGCGTCGAGAAGCTCCTTGACGCCCTGCTCACGGTCGCGACGACGGTCAACGCCTTCGAGCGCAGCCCGAAGGAGCGGCGCCGCCGGCTCATGTACTACCTCGAGGAGCGAGCGCCCCTGGAGGACTTCGAGCGCAGCGTCCTGGAGGCGATCCGCGAGGAGGCCGAGTACTTCGACCTGATTCAGCGCACGCACATCATCAACGAGGGCTGGGCGACCTTCGTCGAGGCGGAGCTGCTGATGCGGCATCTCACGGCGCAGCAGTGGGCCAGCATCTCGGTGCATCTCTGCAACCGGCCGGCGCCCTACACGATCGGATATACGCTTTTCAAGTCGATCCGCGACGAAGACGGCTTTGGCCGCGTGCTCGAGATGCGCCGCTTCTACGAGGACGTCAGCCTGATCGATCAGGCGCTCACGGAAGACCTGGTGCGCCGGCTCGATCTCTTCGTCTACGATCCGAAGGAGAAGCAGAAGAGCTACGATCTTCAGAAGGTCAAAGAGATGCTGATCAACCAGAAGCTCTACAAGGGGGATCCGCGGATCGAAGTCGACCCGTCGTCCTGCGGCCGGGACCTGCTGCTGGTCCACCAGGACGAGGACCGCAAGCTCGAGCCCAAGCGCATCGGCCTGTTCCTGAAGGCGGTCTATACCCTCTGGCGCAACCCGGTGAAGCTCCGCGCGAACGGCAAGGTCTATACGCACGACCGGCGGGGTCTGTCCTCGACGTAGCCCGCCTCCCGCACCGCCGGACGGCCGCCCCCGCGCAGGGAGGGGGCGGACGGGCCCGAACTCAACGCTGTGAACGTTCTCGAGGTCAAGCGCCGCCTCGACGGCAGCGTGCGCACCTATCCGTGCGAGGCCGTCGAGGTCGCCGGGGACCGCGCGGTGCTTCTCTACCGGCTGCCCGGTCCCGGCCGGGTCGCGGATCTCGCGCTGCCCGCCGGCACCGTCACCATGGCCTACTACTGGACCGATCGTCCCTACAACGTCTACCACTGGATTGCCGCCGCCGGCGGCACGCTCGCCTACTACTTCAATCTCAGCGGACCGGTTCGCATCGGGCGCGAGCGCCTGGAGTGGGAGGATCTCGAGGTGGACGTGCTCGTGACACCCGACGGGCGGGTCCGCGTGCTGGACGAAGACGCCGTGCCGGCGGACGCCGCCGGGCGGCTCCCCGAGATCGCCCGCGCGCGGGACCGCGTGCTGGCCGAGTGGCCGGCCGTGACGGCCGACGTCGAGCGGGCGTCCCGGGCGGCGCTTGCGCGGGCATGACCCCGTCTGACGCGGGGTCTGACGCGGGGTCCGACGCCCCGTCTGGCGCGGGGCAGGCGGGGCGAGGGCCACGCCTGCGGGGGCGGGTGGCCCTCGTCACGGGCTCGAGCCGCGGGATCGGCCGCGCGATCGCACAGGCCTTCGCGCGCGAGGGCGCCGCCGTGGTCGTGAACGCCGTCCGCTCCATCGCCGACGCGCGGGCCGTGGCGCAGGCGATCACATCCGGCGGGGGCAGGGCCGTTGCGATCCAGGCGGACGTGGCGCGGGCCGCCGACGCCCGGCGGCTCGTCGCCGAGACCGCCCGCGCGTTCGGCCGTCTCGACGTGCTGGTGAACAACGCCGGGATCACCGACCGCACGCCGTTTCGCGAGATCGATGAGGACACCTGGAACCGGATGATGCAGGTGCACGTCACGGGGCCGTTCTTCGCGGCGCAGGCGGCCGCGGAGCCGATGACGGCGCAGGGCGGCGGCGTGATCATCAACATCGCGTCGATGCGCGGCATCGACCCGGGGACCGGCGCGGTGCACTACAACGTGAGCAAGGCGGCGGTGATCATGCTGACACGGTGTCTGGCCCGCGACCTGGCGCCGCAGGTGCGGGTGAACGCGATCGCGCCCGGCTACACGGAAACGGCGTTCCACGCCGGCCGCACGATCGCCGACCGCCAGGCGATCGCGTCGCGGATTCCGCTCGGACGGTTTGCGCAGCCGGACGAAGTGGCGAAGGCGGCCGTGTTCCTGGCGTCGGACGACGCGTCGTACACCACCGGACACACGCTGGTGCTCTCCGGCGGCGTCGTGCTGTAGCGCCTACGAGTCTTTCAGCTTCTTGGCGAAGTCGGCGGGCTTGACGTTTTCGATGAACCGCTTGAACTCTTCCACTTCGTGCTCGTCGAAGGCCTTCTTGAGCTGGATCGCGGTCGCCGCGACCTTGTCCTCGACGAAGATCGGCGTCGCGGTGCGCAGGGCGATCGCGATGGCGTCGCTGGGCCGCGAGTCGACGACCACCTCGGTGCCGTTGCGCTGCAGATGGATCTCCGCGAAGTAGGTGCCGTTTTGAATGTCCGTGACGACGATCTTGCTGATGCTGACGGTGAGATGGTGCAGCAACTGCTTGATCAGATCGTGGGTCATCGGGCGGGGCATCTGGACGCCCTGCAGCTGAAGCGCGATCGACTGCGCCTCGGAGCCCCCGATCCAGATCGGGAGCGCGAGCGTCTCGGCCTGATCGACCAGCAGCACGACCGGATTCATCTGCTGGTCCATCGCGACCGTTTTGACCTTCATGGTGATCATGCCGTTCCCCTCCGCGGACGACCCCCGACCGGCTCCTTCTCCTTCCGTCGCGGCGGACCCTTCCGAGACCGGACGACGCGGCGCACTCTGTTTATTCCCATGTGCGCCGCGCGCGAGCGCGGCGCGCCGTCCGCTTCACCGCGGGCGCGGTGCCCGCTCCACCGCA encodes:
- a CDS encoding DUF444 family protein, which encodes MRIHRGRIAQYKHDQLLREYLKQNLNELIQQKELIIDGKVKTQIATLDLPTLKFGEETQFLAQGSGSGGAGGQGAGAGAGADQVQALGGLLGGDHHGKELQVELDFDEFVRLAQEVLLDDLRLPAFHDPGRAGEVEAQEQVELDDLDRIGLKADLNLEETMLQSLLRNTRERGTPDYDVDVRQDAWYFTEDPTTFQNNRSVEVYVLDISGSMRGEYLALVRKTIFILWHYLERRYPTNLRRYVVFQDVAEEKTRDEFFCIESSGGTHISTGFEKAVALLDGVTEYDKFLFMFTDGETSSGDFDLAKKRFDESLGAFDLVCYGHVNPGGRGIGGFSEFVQEAVRSRDGAMFANLVDLETIRTAMRDFLGFFDSRAARRPHAAAARRD
- a CDS encoding SpoVR family protein, which translates into the protein MLQGPLVEYEGVIGRLETLARDRGLAFDPVVFQMTDSDEIAEVASMGLPNRFVHWYWGGVYKELVTQQNKDVFNILELVLNTAPSHAFLRSTNSYLENVLVIAHVFGHADFFANNHWYQKSNKNMLNEAERHARMIRGCERQYGRERVEKLLDALLTVATTVNAFERSPKERRRRLMYYLEERAPLEDFERSVLEAIREEAEYFDLIQRTHIINEGWATFVEAELLMRHLTAQQWASISVHLCNRPAPYTIGYTLFKSIRDEDGFGRVLEMRRFYEDVSLIDQALTEDLVRRLDLFVYDPKEKQKSYDLQKVKEMLINQKLYKGDPRIEVDPSSCGRDLLLVHQDEDRKLEPKRIGLFLKAVYTLWRNPVKLRANGKVYTHDRRGLSST
- a CDS encoding DUF402 domain-containing protein; this encodes MNVLEVKRRLDGSVRTYPCEAVEVAGDRAVLLYRLPGPGRVADLALPAGTVTMAYYWTDRPYNVYHWIAAAGGTLAYYFNLSGPVRIGRERLEWEDLEVDVLVTPDGRVRVLDEDAVPADAAGRLPEIARARDRVLAEWPAVTADVERASRAALARA
- a CDS encoding glucose 1-dehydrogenase — protein: MTPSDAGSDAGSDAPSGAGQAGRGPRLRGRVALVTGSSRGIGRAIAQAFAREGAAVVVNAVRSIADARAVAQAITSGGGRAVAIQADVARAADARRLVAETARAFGRLDVLVNNAGITDRTPFREIDEDTWNRMMQVHVTGPFFAAQAAAEPMTAQGGGVIINIASMRGIDPGTGAVHYNVSKAAVIMLTRCLARDLAPQVRVNAIAPGYTETAFHAGRTIADRQAIASRIPLGRFAQPDEVAKAAVFLASDDASYTTGHTLVLSGGVVL
- a CDS encoding bifunctional nuclease family protein, translating into MITMKVKTVAMDQQMNPVVLLVDQAETLALPIWIGGSEAQSIALQLQGVQMPRPMTHDLIKQLLHHLTVSISKIVVTDIQNGTYFAEIHLQRNGTEVVVDSRPSDAIAIALRTATPIFVEDKVAATAIQLKKAFDEHEVEEFKRFIENVKPADFAKKLKDS